Part of the Ornithinimicrobium flavum genome, CCGCCAGCTGGGCCTGGGGTGGGACACCGTCTGGTCCGGGATCGAGCCGATCCTGACGGCCGCAGCAGCCGACGAGACCCGCTTCGCGGGCGTGCAGACCTTAGGCGTGGATGAGCACGTGTGGCACCACGTCTCGACGAAGGCGCCCGAGGACGGTGGACGCGGACCGAAGGAGCTGACCGGGATGGTGGACCTGACGACCGATGAGAACGGGCAGGTCAGGGCACGTCTGCTGGACCTGGTACCGGGCCGCTCGAAGAAGGCGTACGCCGACTGGCTCACCGCACGGGGCCACGCCTTCACCGCCAGCGTCAAGGTCGCCACGCTCGACCCGTTCCACGGGTACAAGGCCGCCATCGACGACGAGTTGGCCGAGGCGACCGCTGTGCTCGACGTCTTCCATGTCGTCGCCCTGGGGACGAAGTGCGTGGACGAGGTCAGACGGCGGGTGCAGCAGGCGACCACCGGTCACCGCGGCCGCAAGGGCGACCCGCTGTACGGCATCCAGAACATCCTGCGCGCCGGCGAGGAGAATCTCACCGACAAGCAGCGCGCCCGGATCGAGCGGGCGTTCGCCGCCAACGAGGCCCACGAGGTGGTCGACCTGACCTGGCAGTGCGCCCAGCAGTTGCGCGCCGCGTACAAGCAGACCGAGAAGGCCGAGGGCCGCAAGCTCGCCGAGCGCATCATCGCCTCGTTCCCCTCCTGCCCGATTCCCGAGGTCGCCCGGCTCGGCCGCACCCTGCGCAAGTGGAGAGAGGCGTTCCTGGCCTACTTCACCACCGGGGCCACGAATGGCGGGACGGAGGCCATCAATGGACTGGTCGAGCTGCACCGTCGCCTGGCTCGAGGCTTCAAGAACCGATCCAACTACAGGCTCCGCATGCTCCTCATCGGCGGAGGGCTCAACCTATGACCCCCACCGCAACTGGGAAGAGCCGCTAATGCCCGAAACGTTTCGTCGAGCTGGGGAATTCCTGTTGTCGATGTGACGTCCAATCTGGATGACCATCTCGTTCCCTTGGGTACGCATACCGCGTTCCACAATACGCATACGGTTCGGAATGCGAGTGTCGCTCATTTCCTCGGTGCCGGAGTTGGGACGTGGCTGTATGCCTCTGCTGTTCATTTCAAGGATGTTCATGGGCGGGAGAGCGAGCACATGGGGACCAGTGATCCACTCAGCCTTCCGCTGTTGTCGACGGCGAGTCTGCGACTGAAAGCCGTCGGGCATGAGCGAACTCGTGTGCAGAAGACTTTTCAGGTGGCGCAACTCGAAAGCGCGCGTGCCGGTCTAACCGTGTGCATCGACACCGATTGGAACTCTTTACAGAATTGCTCCAAGTGCTCCAAGTGCATGCGTACGTTGCTGACTCTGGACATTGGGGGTGAGCTCTCCGCTTTTTGCCCACAACGTTTTGATCTGCAGGTCTACAGGGCTCATCGCGATGCGTTCATGGTGGAGGTCCTGGCTTCGGCACGACCGAGTTCGCGGCCGACCGAGGGTTTGTATGGCCGGACGGAGTCCGCCAGAGGGCGCGGCTGTACCGAGCGACTGAGCAGGGCAAACGCATGGCCGGACTAGCGAGACGGCGGGTTCGCGAGGTTACTCGTCGAGCGCCTTCCTGAAGCGTGTCGACAGGTGCCGGAGGGCAGACCGAGATGGCAACACAGCCTTGATAAGACGCCGCGGTGAGCCTCCCGTCGGAGGTACGCCGAACTCCGAACCCAGGGCTTTTGATATCGGTCTTGTCCAGCCGCCCAGGCTATTGCCCGAATGAGCCTCGGTGGTTCCAACCTGGTACAGGGCTCCATGGAAAGGCAGGTCAGCCAAGGCTAGGTCATCGTGGATATGCATGTGGGACCCGATCCAACGCTCCAATTTGTCTCCATAACCGACATATAGATCGTCCTGTGAAGGGTTTGTAGTTAGTTCGGGGGACGGAAATAGGTCAGCCCGCACGATGTGCGAACTGCCGCAATTGAGGTGAAAGTCGCCCGCATGCTCTCGGACCGCCCGACGTTCGGCGTTGTAGCGCCAGCCATGCGTAACGGTCCAACCGGGCGCATCTCCATCCCCGCTCACGAACGACGCAATTCGCTTGCTGACAAAGTCATCGGCGTCGACAAACATGACGTGTGACGCGCCGCTTTGCTGTGCAACGTTCAACCCCACCGCGAGTTTGGTGCCCTTGTCCCGTAGTACCGCGGGAATCCCAGTCCGGGGTCCTTGCAACGGTGACGGGGGCTCAAAATCGACCTCGACGAACACCACCTGAGGGGGTAGATCGAAGCTGGGTTTCCTATTTCCCACGACCACACCGAGCCAGGTCGCCGTGTCTTGACGGGACCATGATGTCAGCGTCCCTCGCAGGAGTGCCTCGACACGGGCGTAGTCGGTGCTGTTGAGTGGATGGCGAAGCGAAGTGACGAACCCGAGCACAAAGCAGATTGTGGCATGGCCCTGGACCTTCCGCCTCTGACGAGTTCAAGCCATGCGTGCGTACAGCTTCTCGTACGCATCGACAACGCGGCTCCAGGTGAACCGTCGGACGGATAGCCTGCCTGCCGCTGCGAGACTCCCGGCGAGGCTGTCGTCCTCAAGGACTCGATCAATACGCGATACGACGCTGTCGAGGTCTGTGGGATCGATCAACAGGCCGTCGCGGCCGTCCGCGACGAACCCCGCCGGGCCGCCTTGGCGTGTGGCAAGCACGGGCGTGCCGGCGGCCCAGGCCTCCAGCACGACGATCCCGAAAGGCTCCACCCGACTGGGGACGACGACCGCGTCGGCCTCCGCCATGAGCGCCTGAACTTCCGAGGCCGTACGGCGTCCCAAGAAGTGGACTCGGTGCGAGATCGAGAGCGATCCGGCCAGTTCTTCCAGCCTTGCCCGCTCTGCTCCGTCCCCGACGATCCACACCCGGGGCTCGCAATGGGATTGGGCGGCCGCCTGAAGAAGAACGTCGAAGCCCTTCTGCCGGACGAGCCTGCCTGCCCCCAGGAGCACGGGCTGGCCTTCGTCCTTGTCAGCCAATGGGGCGTATGGCTCGGCTGTCGCGTCCGCGGTGCGGCCCAAACGAACGCCGTTCGGGATGACCCAGACATCGCCAGCCCCAAATCGAGACCGGAGGTCGTCCGCCACGTATGCGGAGCATGCCGTGACGGTGCCGGAACGAATGGCGCGACGAAGCGCCGTGCGCAGCAGTGCGGACCTGTCGTAGATGCCGTGCTCGTCCATGAAGGTTTCTCCGTGCGACGACACCACCAGGAAAGTGCCGGTGAGCTTGGCGAGTGCCAGGCCGTAGACGCCGTTGGGTCCGAAGCACTGCACATTGATCACGTCGGGGCGGAAAGCCGCATAGGCCCTGACCCATCGCGTCAGTGCCCGGGGAGCCCGCGAAGCTAGCGAAGCCACTGCTCGCGCCGATCGAGCTGGCAGTGGGGTGGGGAGGTAACGCACTCGGCACCCGTCGACGACCTCGTCCCGCAGGCCGTCACCCCGGTCCACCGTCCAGACCTCAACCACGTGACCACGCTCTTGCAGTGCCTTGGCCACGTGGCGCACGTGCTCCTCGACGCCGCCGAAGTGCGGGTGGTAGGAACTGGAGACGAGCGCGATCCTCATCCGGCTCGGGTCCATCGGCCCTCCTTTGCTTCGGGTGTCAGGCACGCCCATCGAGCACGTTAGCCTCTCAGGGAGTTGCTCGAGGAGGAGAGTCTTGCCCGAACTGGCCATCGCGACCACCGCGACCTCCACCCCCATGGGTGCCCAGGCGTACCAGGCGGCCATCACTGACCGCGCTCAGCAGGCCCTCGCAACGGCGAGCCCCGAGCCATGGACGGTCCGCTCGCTCGTGGCCCGTTCACTGCGCTCGGACCTTCCTGGGAACCGGCGACTGCCGATGGGACGCCTCTTCACGGCTTCTGAGCGGGAGCGGCGGCTACTGGGGCGGGTGCTGTGGCCCTGGTCCGCCGTCGTGCACCGGATGGACCTCATCCTGCCACCGCCTGCGGGGCCGGACGTCGTGACGCTGCAC contains:
- a CDS encoding ISL3 family transposase — its product is MDNPTSCCAALGAHSAYCDNCDLLVGLDGYHVLDVARGPDGLVVRVESPPGPVGCPDCGVRAASRGRREHRLVDIPAFGTPVRLVWAKRTWACREASCPRRSFTETDETLAPPRSTWTTRARSWAVGQLRREHATVHGLARQLGLGWDTVWSGIEPILTAAAADETRFAGVQTLGVDEHVWHHVSTKAPEDGGRGPKELTGMVDLTTDENGQVRARLLDLVPGRSKKAYADWLTARGHAFTASVKVATLDPFHGYKAAIDDELAEATAVLDVFHVVALGTKCVDEVRRRVQQATTGHRGRKGDPLYGIQNILRAGEENLTDKQRARIERAFAANEAHEVVDLTWQCAQQLRAAYKQTEKAEGRKLAERIIASFPSCPIPEVARLGRTLRKWREAFLAYFTTGATNGGTEAINGLVELHRRLARGFKNRSNYRLRMLLIGGGLNL
- a CDS encoding glycosyltransferase family 4 protein — translated: MDPSRMRIALVSSSYHPHFGGVEEHVRHVAKALQERGHVVEVWTVDRGDGLRDEVVDGCRVRYLPTPLPARSARAVASLASRAPRALTRWVRAYAAFRPDVINVQCFGPNGVYGLALAKLTGTFLVVSSHGETFMDEHGIYDRSALLRTALRRAIRSGTVTACSAYVADDLRSRFGAGDVWVIPNGVRLGRTADATAEPYAPLADKDEGQPVLLGAGRLVRQKGFDVLLQAAAQSHCEPRVWIVGDGAERARLEELAGSLSISHRVHFLGRRTASEVQALMAEADAVVVPSRVEPFGIVVLEAWAAGTPVLATRQGGPAGFVADGRDGLLIDPTDLDSVVSRIDRVLEDDSLAGSLAAAGRLSVRRFTWSRVVDAYEKLYARMA